The following coding sequences lie in one Deltaproteobacteria bacterium genomic window:
- a CDS encoding peptidylprolyl isomerase: protein MADIKFTEPKQPLKEVQKYTKAILHSEKGDITLELYPKEAPLTVTNFVNLSKGGFYNNLTFHRVVENFVIQGGDPEGTGAGGPGYNLPAEIKNNPHKHVEGALATARLGDQVNPEKRSSGSQFYITLAATPFLDGNYTVFGKVTSGMDVVKKIRVGDKINGIEIP from the coding sequence ATGGCAGACATAAAATTTACTGAACCAAAACAGCCGCTCAAAGAAGTTCAAAAGTACACGAAGGCTATCCTCCATTCTGAGAAGGGGGATATCACCCTTGAGCTGTACCCGAAGGAGGCCCCCCTTACCGTCACTAACTTTGTGAATCTCTCGAAGGGAGGTTTTTATAACAACCTTACCTTTCATCGGGTCGTTGAGAATTTTGTCATTCAGGGGGGAGATCCGGAAGGGACAGGAGCGGGAGGACCTGGTTATAATTTGCCAGCGGAGATCAAAAATAACCCCCACAAACATGTGGAGGGGGCGTTGGCGACCGCCCGTCTGGGAGATCAGGTGAACCCGGAGAAACGTTCCAGCGGGAGTCAGTTTTATATCACCCTTGCGGCTACACCGTTCCTGGATGGCAACTATACCGTTTTTGGGAAGGTCACCTCCGGGATGGATGTTGTGAAAAAGATCCGCGTGGGGGACAAGATCAACGGCATTGAGATTCCGTAG
- a CDS encoding TIGR02147 family protein, protein MISIFDYSDYRSFISDWFLAAKKKNRRFSLRAFAKNVGLSAHSYLKSLMAGTKQLSLEAAKKFACGMRLSPDEAEYFELLVRVTLETDESTRLRLKHQLNQHQEVQKMQILLQDHLEFYRQWYHPVIREMISHEGFREDPVWIASYLQPQIAPQQAQHSLELLLRLGLLERNKTGQLKPTAKNLSTGAEVSGLSEMVRSYHRSVMELAKGSLEVVPETMRDISAITFSVPAHLIPRLKNELDQFRNKIVRITSESPSGDTVVQLNLQLFPLTVGWMRQQ, encoded by the coding sequence ATGATCTCTATCTTCGATTATTCAGACTACCGGTCATTTATCAGCGACTGGTTTCTTGCCGCCAAGAAGAAGAATCGCCGCTTTTCGCTGCGCGCCTTTGCTAAAAATGTCGGCCTAAGCGCCCATAGTTACCTGAAGTCTCTCATGGCGGGGACAAAGCAGCTCTCTTTGGAGGCGGCCAAAAAGTTCGCTTGTGGCATGAGGCTTTCGCCAGATGAAGCGGAGTACTTTGAGCTCCTGGTTCGTGTAACACTCGAGACTGATGAGTCGACACGCCTCCGGTTGAAACATCAATTGAATCAGCACCAGGAAGTCCAAAAGATGCAGATCCTGCTCCAGGATCATCTGGAATTTTATCGCCAGTGGTATCACCCTGTAATTCGCGAGATGATTTCGCATGAGGGTTTTCGAGAAGATCCTGTCTGGATCGCCTCTTATCTTCAGCCACAGATTGCTCCACAGCAGGCCCAACATTCACTGGAACTGCTGCTTCGACTCGGTCTTCTGGAGAGAAACAAGACAGGTCAATTAAAACCGACCGCCAAGAACCTTTCGACGGGTGCGGAGGTGAGTGGCCTGAGCGAAATGGTCCGCAGCTACCACCGCTCCGTAATGGAGCTTGCGAAAGGTTCTCTCGAAGTGGTGCCAGAAACGATGCGTGATATCAGCGCGATCACCTTTTCCGTGCCGGCCCATCTGATCCCACGCTTGAAGAACGAGCTGGATCAATTTCGGAATAAAATTGTCCGGATCACCTCCGAGAGTCCCTCTGGGGACACGGTGGTTCAGCTTAACCTTCAATTATTCCCATTGACCGTGGGTTGGATGCGACAACAATGA